AGCTTTTATCAGGAAAAAAACGATTCTTCTTCCATTGCAAAGATTCCCTATCGAACAACACTTACTATAACTCAGTTAGAAAATGGTGATACCTGGAGAAAGACAACCTATTCCGGGAAAACGGGTTGGATTTTATACAATGCAAATTTATTTTCAAACTACATGCCTGGACCGAAATACTTTCAAGTAGTTGCTAGGACTGGTCTTAATCTTCGAGACTCTCCAAGCTTAGAGTCCAAAGTTAAATTACTTCTGCCGGAAGAAGCGACAGGCGAAATACTAGAAGGCTTTGGATCCCCTATTCAAATTCAAGATAGATTGGGAATTTGGCTAAAGGTCAACTATGAAAAAAAGGAAGGATGGATTTTTTCTGGTTTTGTAAAAATTGTTGAATCTCTGGATGCTTTAAATGAAAAACAGCAAAGTGGATCTGATTATTATCTTTTACAGTATGATAAACCATTTCAATTAAAATCAATTGACTTCGATGAAAGCAATCCTGAATTAAAAAGAGCTAAGATTACGAAATACCAGCATAAGTATTATACAATCTTAGATGTAGATTATCAAGCTACGAAAGAAGAAGAAAATAATTGTAGGATTGAAACTTTCCATCGACTTATTTTTCAAAATAAATCTACAGGCAAATACTACGAAACCGATACCTATCATAGTGAATTTTTATCTACTTTAGACAATCCACTCCCCGATACAGTCTTATCAACCTGGTATGGATGTTGGTGTTGCTGTCCCTGGAGAGGGAGTAATCTTTATTTTCTTTTAGAAGATAAAATTCTAATGATTGGTTATGAAGCAGAAGAAGCTAAAGCATATTGTCTTCAGGCTAATGTCTATATATCGCAATCTGAATCTCAAAAGAAATATGACTTAGTTAATCGTAAACTTTATCTAAATATAAAATATCCGGATTGTGATAATATTCCGGAGGGTATAGAATCAGACTTAGAGGATACGAGAAACTGGACACCTACAAAATTCCCATCTAGTGTATTTGCTGTTCTTGATTTTAGTGGAGGGAAGTTAGTTATTAAAAGAACTTTGAATTCCGGAATTCCAAAAGAATATGAAGAAGCCTGGAAGAATGCAATTAATATTCCCGTTGTAACTCCAATGACAAAAGTTCCCTATTGAATGAATGAGTTAATCAGACTCTATAATTATATGTCAATATAGATTGACAAAAACGTCAATCTATATTGACATATAATTATGACTGAAATTACAGAGCAAACTGAAAGGATTCGAAATTTCATTTGTAAGAATTTGCACTTTAACTCGGCAAAGATTACAAATCTAGTCGTAGAGAAGTTTTCTATTTCAAGGCAGGCAGTGAATGTTCATTTAAAAAATCTTCTAAGAGAGAAAATAATTCAAGCTAAAGGAAAAGGAAAATCAATTCAGTATTCATTAAGACCAATCCTTGAAAAAACATTTGAAGAAAGAATTTTACAAAATTCAAATGAATACACTGTTCGGGATAATACAATAGAGCCTATTTTTGAAAAATTAAACTTACCAAAAAATATATATGATATCTGGATGTATGGTTTTTCTGAAATGGCAAATAATTTAATAGATCATTCTGGTTCTAAGAAAGCAGAAATTTCTATTTTAAACAATTTTCTTTATACAGAAATAAAAATTAAGGATAGTGGTATTGGAATTTTTAAAAACTTAGAAAAGAATTTTCAATTAAAAGAACCTCAATATGCTTTACTTGAATTGTTTAAAGGCAAACTGACATCAGATCCAGCACGGCATAGTGGGGAAGGAATTTTTTTTACTTCCAGAATGTTTGATTTTTTTCAAATTAGATCTGGCAATTATTCTTTTTCAAAAGAAATCTCTCCTGATTTTTGGAAAATAGAACCTCTTCTAAAAGAAATGAAGGGGACAGAAATTACACTTAGACTAAATAATCGCTCAGAGCGGCAAATCAATGATATTTTTTTTAAGTATGTAATCGGCGATGACTTTAAATTTGCAAAGACAGATGTTCGCATTCAACTTGCCGAATATGGTGATGAATACTTAGTTTCTCGTTCGCAGGCTAAGAGAATTTTACTCCGATTAGAGAAATTTACAGAGGTAATGTTTGATTTTAAGAATGTTGAAAATATCGGTCCTGCATTTGCTGATGAACTTTTTCGAGTTTCAAAAATTAAATATCCAAAGCTTAAAATTAATTATTGCAATGCTGGAAAATTAGTCGAGATTTTTATTAAAAAGGCACTCAATGCAGTGTAGTTACAATTCCTGCATTGAGTATTTTACAAATTAGAAATTAGGTTTTCTTTTTTCTAGAAACGCACTGAGTCCTTCTGCTGTTTCTTTGTCGTTAAAGATATGACCAAATGCCTTTTGTTCTAGTTTCATTCCTTCGTCTTGTGTTGATTCGAGACCTTCCCACACAACACGCTTTGCTTCTCTAACTGCATGACCACCGCGAGAACAAATAGAAGTTGCAATTGCATTTGCTGTTGTCAATAGATCAGCAGGCTCTACTAGTTTATTGACTAGACCGATTCGGTAAGCTTCTTCTGCTGTAATCATATCTGCAGTGAATATTATTTCTTTTGCAAGTCCTGCTCCAATTAATCTAGGAAGACGTTGTGTTCCACCAAAGCCAGGAATCAGTCCGAGACCAACTTCGGGTAATCCCAATTTTGCGTTCTTGGAGGCAACACGAATATCGCATGCAAGTGCAAGCTCTAATCCACCACCGAGCGCAAAGCCATTGATAGCCGCTATGACTACTAAAGAAGATCTTTCGATTCTTGTAAATACTACCTGACCGACTCCGCCGAACTCATAGCCTTTTTCGTAGTCATATGTTTTCATTGCTGCAATGTCTGCTCCGGCTACGAATGCTTTGCCAGCACCAGTGAGAATTACGACTCGGTTTGATTTATCACTTTCTAGATGCGC
This region of Leptospiraceae bacterium genomic DNA includes:
- a CDS encoding SH3 domain-containing protein — encoded protein: MRGLLILISIILFSCKFFEQDEKKNFTPLSESMIVSELTGISFYQEKNDSSSIAKIPYRTTLTITQLENGDTWRKTTYSGKTGWILYNANLFSNYMPGPKYFQVVARTGLNLRDSPSLESKVKLLLPEEATGEILEGFGSPIQIQDRLGIWLKVNYEKKEGWIFSGFVKIVESLDALNEKQQSGSDYYLLQYDKPFQLKSIDFDESNPELKRAKITKYQHKYYTILDVDYQATKEEENNCRIETFHRLIFQNKSTGKYYETDTYHSEFLSTLDNPLPDTVLSTWYGCWCCCPWRGSNLYFLLEDKILMIGYEAEEAKAYCLQANVYISQSESQKKYDLVNRKLYLNIKYPDCDNIPEGIESDLEDTRNWTPTKFPSSVFAVLDFSGGKLVIKRTLNSGIPKEYEEAWKNAINIPVVTPMTKVPY
- a CDS encoding DUF4325 domain-containing protein, translated to MTEITEQTERIRNFICKNLHFNSAKITNLVVEKFSISRQAVNVHLKNLLREKIIQAKGKGKSIQYSLRPILEKTFEERILQNSNEYTVRDNTIEPIFEKLNLPKNIYDIWMYGFSEMANNLIDHSGSKKAEISILNNFLYTEIKIKDSGIGIFKNLEKNFQLKEPQYALLELFKGKLTSDPARHSGEGIFFTSRMFDFFQIRSGNYSFSKEISPDFWKIEPLLKEMKGTEITLRLNNRSERQINDIFFKYVIGDDFKFAKTDVRIQLAEYGDEYLVSRSQAKRILLRLEKFTEVMFDFKNVENIGPAFADELFRVSKIKYPKLKINYCNAGKLVEIFIKKALNAV
- a CDS encoding enoyl-CoA hydratase/isomerase family protein — translated: MDYKHLKVNKQDKIVTVEISRPEALNALNRDLLLELESCIAHLESDKSNRVVILTGAGKAFVAGADIAAMKTYDYEKGYEFGGVGQVVFTRIERSSLVVIAAINGFALGGGLELALACDIRVASKNAKLGLPEVGLGLIPGFGGTQRLPRLIGAGLAKEIIFTADMITAEEAYRIGLVNKLVEPADLLTTANAIATSICSRGGHAVREAKRVVWEGLESTQDEGMKLEQKAFGHIFNDKETAEGLSAFLEKRKPNF